The Benincasa hispida cultivar B227 chromosome 9, ASM972705v1, whole genome shotgun sequence genome has a segment encoding these proteins:
- the LOC120087013 gene encoding cyclic pyranopterin monophosphate synthase, mitochondrial, with product MLLRRLGAVFPSSRRLFSSNSDHDLANTIAEFNKEMESVFGEPPSSGTLDSSNNNFTVEKSEMISQTDENALSLTHVGGAGEAQMVDVSSKESTKRIAVASCNVILGKKVFDLVLANQMTKGDVLSVAKIAGISGAKHTSTLIPLCHNITLTHVRVDLHLNPKNYSVDIEGEAASTGKTGVEMEAMTAVTIAGLTVYDMCKAASKDVQITNVRLKSKIGGKSGQWSREE from the exons ATGCTTCTTCGCCGACTTGGAGCTGTATTTCCTTCATCAAGAAGGTTGTTTAGCAGCAACAGCGACCATGACTTAGCAAATACCATTGCTGAATTTAACAAG GAAATGGAATCAGTATTTGGAGAGCCTCCTTCAAGTGGGACTTTGGATTCTTCAAATAACAATTTTACAGTTGAGAAGTCGGAAATGATATCTCAAACAGATGAAAATGCTCTGTCTTTGACTCATGTTGGGGGAGCTGGGGAAGCTCAAATGGTGGatgtttcttcaaaagaaagtaCCAAAAGAATTGCAGTTGCTAGTTGCAATGTAATTCTCGGCAAGAAGGTGTTCGATTTGGTCTTAGCTAACCAGATGACCAAGGGAGACGTCCTCAGTGTTGCTAAAATTGCAGGAATAAGCGGAGCAAAGCACACAAGCACCCTAATTCCACTTTGTCATAACATAACCCTGACACATGTACGCGTCGATCTTCATTTGAATCCCAAAAATTACAGTGTGGATATTGAAGGAGAAGCTGCATCGACAGGAAAAACAGGGGTTGAAATGGAAGCAATGACAGCAGTGACCATCGCTGGCCTTACTGTCTATGATATGTGCAAAGCAGCTTCAAAAGATGTACAGATCACAAATGTGCGACTCAAAAGCAAAATTGGTGGAAAGAGTGGACAATGGTCTAGGGAGGAGTAA